In Bacteroides cellulosilyticus, the genomic stretch GTCCGTATAGATTCCTCTTTCCTTTATATCCGAAATGCGGGAAAGTGTCAAAAAAAGAACATTCATCTCCGAATAATCAGAATTTTCTCCAAACCATCTTATTCACTACTCCCGTATAGCTCTGAATCAACTTCACAACCTTAGTCGATACATTCTTATCAGTGTAGTTCGGCACAGGTAACCCATTGTCACCATTCTTGTTCATCTCCACAGCCGTGTCAACCGCCTGCAACAATGACTGTTCATCAATACCTGCCAAGATAAAACAGCCTTTATCCATCGCTTCCGGACGTTCCGTACTGGTACGGATGCAAACAGCTGGAAAAGAATATCCCACCGAAGTAAAGAAAGAACTTTCTTCCGGTAATGTGCCACTGTCCGATACCACGGCATAGGCATTCATCTGCAGACTGTTGTAATCATGGAAACCGAGCGGTTCATGCTGAATCACACGCCTGTCAAGTTCAAATTTACTCGACTCCAGACGTTTCCTGCTACGGGGATGACAACTATAAAGAATCGGCATGTCATATCTCTCTGCCATGGAATTAATCGCCCTAAATAGCGACAAGAAATTCTTCTCCGTATCAATATTCTCTTCCCTATGAGCAGAAAGCAATATGTATCGTCCTTTTTCCAAATTCAATTTCCTATGAATATCCGAAAATTTTATCTCTTCCAGATTTTCATGCAACACCTCAGCCATGGGAGAACCTGTCACATAGGTACGCTCCTTTGCCACACCCGAAGCATTCAGGTATCTGCGTGCATGTTCCGAGTAACAAAGGTTCATATCTGAAATAATATCCACTATCCTGCGATTGGTTTCTTCCGGCAGACACTCGTCAAAGCAACGGTTGCCCGCTTCCATGTGGAAGATGGGGATATGAAGGCGTTTAGCACCTATCACACTCAGACAGGAATTAGTGTCACCCAATACCAATACGGCATCCGGCTTCACTTGCACCATCAGTTTATAGCTGGCATTGATGATATTCCCCATTGTGGCACCGAGATCATCCCCCACTGCATCCATATACACATCAGGATCTTTCAGCTTCAAATCATGGAAAAACACACCATTCAGATTATAATCATAATTTTGTCCGGTATGCGCCAGAATACAGTCAAAATACTTACGGCACTTTTTGATGACGGCCGCCAGACGGATAATTTCCGGTCGAGTGCCTACTATAATCAAGAGTTTCAGCTTACCGTTCTCCTGAAACTTGATATCAGAATAATCCAATTTTATATCCATTGTTCTAAACTTTTTCAAAATAAGTATCCGGACGTTCCGGGTCAAAACATTCGTTGCACCACATAAAAGTCACTAAATCTTCCGTTTCAGAAAGGTTA encodes the following:
- the wecB gene encoding non-hydrolyzing UDP-N-acetylglucosamine 2-epimerase; amino-acid sequence: MDIKLDYSDIKFQENGKLKLLIIVGTRPEIIRLAAVIKKCRKYFDCILAHTGQNYDYNLNGVFFHDLKLKDPDVYMDAVGDDLGATMGNIINASYKLMVQVKPDAVLVLGDTNSCLSVIGAKRLHIPIFHMEAGNRCFDECLPEETNRRIVDIISDMNLCYSEHARRYLNASGVAKERTYVTGSPMAEVLHENLEEIKFSDIHRKLNLEKGRYILLSAHREENIDTEKNFLSLFRAINSMAERYDMPILYSCHPRSRKRLESSKFELDRRVIQHEPLGFHDYNSLQMNAYAVVSDSGTLPEESSFFTSVGYSFPAVCIRTSTERPEAMDKGCFILAGIDEQSLLQAVDTAVEMNKNGDNGLPVPNYTDKNVSTKVVKLIQSYTGVVNKMVWRKF